In one window of Camelina sativa cultivar DH55 chromosome 15, Cs, whole genome shotgun sequence DNA:
- the LOC104747625 gene encoding protein WUSCHEL: MEPPQHQHHHHQADQESGNNNKSGSGGYTCRQTSTRWTPTTEQIKMLKELYYNSGIRSPTADQIQKITARLRQFGKIEGKNVFYWFQNHKARERQKKRFNGTTMTTPSSSPNSVMMANDHYHQHLPLLHHHHGVPMQRPANSVNVKLNQEHHLYHQNKSYPSFNNGNLNHANSGTECGAVNASNGYSSSHVYGSMEQDCSMNYNNVGGGWTANMDHNHHYSSAPYNFFDRPKPPFGLDGHQEEEECGGDAYLEHRRTLPLFPMHGEDHINGASWKYGQLDGRDCHGRGPCASLELRLN; encoded by the exons atggagcCACCGCAGCATcagcatcatcaccatcaagcCGACCAAGAAAgcggcaacaacaacaagtccGGTTCTGGTGGTTACACTTGTCGCCAAACCAGCACGAGGTGGACACCAACGACGGAGCAGATCAAAATGCTCAAAGAACTTTACTACAATAGTGGAATCCGGTCACCAACAGCAGATCAGATCCAGAAGATCACTGCTAGGCTGAGACAGTTCGGAAAGATCGAGGGCAAGAACGTATTTTACTGGTTCCAGAACCACAAGGCTCGTGAGCGTCAGAAGAAGAGATTCAACGGCACAACCATGACCACACCGTCTTCATCTCCCAACTCGGTTATGATGGCTAATGATCATTATCATCAACATCTCCCTCTACTTCACCATCATCATGGCGTTCCCATGCAGAGACCTGCGAACTCCGTCAACGTTAAACTTAACCAAGAGCATCATCTCTATCATCAGAACAAGTCATATCCCAGCTTCAATAACG GGAATTTAAATCATGCAAACTCAGGTACTGAATGTGGTGCTGTTAATGCTTCTAATGGCTACTCAAGTAGCCATGTCTATGGATCTATG GAACAAGACTGTTCTATGAATTACAACAACGTAGGTGGAGGATGGACGGCAAACATGGATCATAATCATCATTACTCATCAGCACCTTACAACTTCTTCGATAGACCAAAACCTCCGTTTGGTCTAGACGGtcatcaggaagaagaagaatgtggtGGCGATGCTTATCTGGAACATCGACGTACGCTTCCTCTCTTCCCTATGCATGGTGAAGATCACATAAATGGTGCCAGCTGGAAGTATGGCCAACTGGACGGTCGTGATTGTCATGGTAGAGGTCCTTGCGCTTCTCTTGAGCTTCGTCTGAACTAG